Genomic DNA from Anaerococcus urinomassiliensis:
GCTACTTTACCTACCTTCCCCTTATATGAGTGATATTTTTCCTTAGATCTTTTTCCAAATAGTTTTAGCTCATGCATTATTCTTTGAACTCTTTTATGATTTATGACATAACCTTGATTTATCAGATCCATATATACTCTTCTTACTCCATATCTTCCTTTGTGTAAGTTAAATATTTGAGTTA
This window encodes:
- a CDS encoding IS3 family transposase, encoding MPRSTYYFEINKVDNIKIKNSHIADKITQIFNLHKGRYGVRRVYMDLINQGYVINHKRVQRIMHELKLFGKRSKEKYHSYKGKVGKVA